Below is a window of Camelina sativa cultivar DH55 chromosome 11, Cs, whole genome shotgun sequence DNA.
CACCTCACTATGAAAATCGAACAACAAATCAAGAGGAAGGTTGCAAGTGTTTGTCGTAACCGGTACCTAATGCATCACAATTCCACAATTCTAATCGAGGCCAAGAAATAATTAAGCAAGCTATTGTGGAGACTTGGTTCAAACCAAAGGAGCAAACAAGGGACGACCGCCAAGATCCAAGGGGGCAAATCAATTCAATGACCTAAGGAGTTGAGACATTGAGTGTTTCAAATATCATGGAAGGGACCATTATACAAGAGACTATCCGAACCAGCGGACCGGGATCATTACCGCATCCGGAGAAGTTGTAAAAGATGAGACTTAACCGGTCAAGAAGGAAGAAGGGATGTACCTTGAAGAAGCCATTGTTGAACCGTACATTGGGGAACTGCTCATGATACAACGAATCCTCAGAACCAATCAAGCTCTGGACGATACAAACCAACGGGACAACATCTTCCACATCTGATGCATGGTAAGCGAGAAGGTTTTTGGTTTGATCATAGATGGGGGCTCTTCCACTAATGTAGCAAGCTCTTATatggtcaagaaactttcttttAACACCACAAACCACCTCAATCCTTATAAGCTTAAATGGTTGACAAGACCTTGATCCAAGTCATGAGCAAGTCACGGTTCCGTTTAGTGTGGTTCCAATGCAAGCTGGCCACCTCTTATCGGGGAGTCCTTGGCAGTTTGACAAGGGAACTTCACATTGTGTCCACACCAACCAATACTCCTTTGTTCATGATAATAAACACCTTAGCTTGAATTATATCACCCACTCAGGTGAATGAAATGCAAGCCAAGTTGTCTAAGGACACTAGCACTAAAATAAACTTCTTAATTAATTCTAGTGATATTAAAAAGTCTCTTAGTGATTCTTCTTGTAATGTACCACTCATGGTGTTTAAAGATGTTTAAAGTATAGGGACCAAGGAGTATTACTTGCTGGATGGAGTCAAGCCTCTTATTAAGAAGTGTAATCTGAGGGCCAAAAGGGTTGTCCGAGAGCATGAGCTGCATGATCAAATGATTGTCCGAGAGTGTGAGCTTCATGTTCAAGACCAATGTCTAAGGAATCCACGAATAGCGTCTGAAGCCACTTGAACGGTCTTCACCATTACCCAATGGCAAAGTCACTAAAGTCATTAGAAGGagttgtactcttttttctaCTTCAGATTTTTTCCAATGGGTTAACCGAAAGAGATTTTAATGAGACAACAAGCTCTAATACATCACCACGTCCTTTTAAATGACGTGGTGATcctatccttttattttttttttcttttcagcttTCTAGTGACAATTAGCTTTTCTTTATCTAGAGGCCATGTGTGTATCTTAGCTTTGACCACATGTTAGGGTTTTGTGTCTCCCTTTATGTTAGCTAGCCTATATAAAAGCATAGAATCCTAACATGTAATTGTGACTtgtttgaataaacaaaaattttggcTTATATTGTTTGAACATACTTGTTTGAATGTTTTAGTTGTGAGTGTGTGgaatctattttgttttgtggacTCGCAACTAAAACATTCTTATCAATTCCTTCACACCAATATTGTCTCTATTtgtttttcatctctttttcgTCCTCCCTTTCCATGTTCATTAATCATTTTTCCATTCGTCAGCTGTCTAGTTTCCATGTCTACAATCCAGTTTAAGcccatttacaaatatattaggCTTTCATTGAGCCAAATAAGGAGTCCCCTTTGAATTTTGGGACTCTTGCGTATCCGCTAGTATCACGACTGGATTGGATATGTGATAGCACACGTAGACGAACCTCAAGCAATCATCATCACTCGAAGCTTTATATGACTTCTCTTTGATTCTCCTCTCCAaataaaaatcccaaattgaagagaagaaacaaaacttcTTCCTTCGATTCAAAGGTCCTTACTTTTTCTTCATAATCGAGTTTCGAAAAATCGAACTTTTattctccaaaatcatccaAGTTTCTTTCAGAGAGCGTCAATGGCGACCACATCTTCAAACCCATTACTTCTTTCTTCAAATTTCCTCGGTTCCCGAATCATAATCTCAGCTCCAACCCCTAAAACCACCACAAAGTCTGTTCCTTTCTCAGTCATCTCTCGTAGAAGATACCAAATTTCTCAATCGGAAAAGCTGATGAAATCGTTGCCATCACAAGCTGCGTTAGCGGCTGTGTTGTTCTCGTCTTCGTCTTTACAAGCTTTAGCAGTTAACGAGCCAGTTCAGCCACCAGCACCTGCTCCGACCATTGCTGTTGAAGCTCAGGCGACAAACCCGAATCTCTCGTTTGGTCAGAACGTTTTAATGACAGCACCGAACCCACAACAAGCTCAATCATCGGATCTTCCTGATGGAACGCAGTGGCGATACAGTGAGTTTCTAAACGCGGTGAAGAAAGGTAAAGTTGAGAGAGTGAAATTTAGCAAAGATGGTTCTGTTCTTCAGCTTACAGCTGTTGATAACAGACGTGCTTCTGTCATTGTTCCTAACGATCCGGATTTGATTGATATCTTGGCCATGAATGGAGTCGACATATCGGTTTCAGGAGAATCTGGAAATGGATTGTTTGATTTCATTGGAAATTTGCTTTTTCCTTTGTTGGCTTTTGGAGGATTGTTTTATCTCTTCAGGGGAGGTCAGGGAGGTGCTGGTGGTCCTGGAGGTTTAGGAGGTCCTATGGATTTCGGAAGATCCAAGTCCAAGTTTCAGGAAGTGCCAGAGACTGGGGTAACATTTGGAGATGTTGCTGGAGCTGATCAAGCTAAGCTTGAGTTGCAAGAAGTGGTTGACTTCTTGAAGAATCCTGATAAGTACACAGCTTTAGGTGCTAAGATCCCTAAAGGTTGTTTGTTGGTTGGTCCACCGGGTACGGGGAAGACGCTTTTGGCTAGAGCTGTAGCTGGAGAAGCAGGAGTGCCCTTCTTTTCGTGTGCTGCTTCGGAGTTTGTTGAGCTTTTTGTTGGTGTGGGTGCGTCTAGAGTTAGGGATTTGTTTGAGAAGGCGAAATCGAAAGCTCCCTGCATTGTGTTTATTGATGAGATTGATGCTGTTGGTAGGCAACGAGGAGCTGGGATGGGAGGTGGAAATGATGAGAGAGAACAGACGATTAATCAGCTTTTGACTGAGATGGATGGATTTTCTGGTAATTCCGGTGTCATTGTGTTGGCTGCAACCAACAGACCTGATGTTCTTGACTCCGCACTGCTGAGACCAGGTAGATTTGACCGGCAAGTCACAGTGGATAGGCCTGATGTAGCCGGAAGAGTCAAGATCCTTCAGGTTACTTCCTTGTTTCTCGTGTTTGGTTGAGTGAAACAATGGAGACAATGTGATAAATAACGTTGTTCCGTTTATTGCAGGTGCATTCTAGAGGGAAGGCTATTGGAAAGGATGTTGATTACGAAAAGGTTGCAAGGAGAACTCC
It encodes the following:
- the LOC104725225 gene encoding ATP-dependent zinc metalloprotease FTSH 5, chloroplastic, producing MATTSSNPLLLSSNFLGSRIIISAPTPKTTTKSVPFSVISRRRYQISQSEKLMKSLPSQAALAAVLFSSSSLQALAVNEPVQPPAPAPTIAVEAQATNPNLSFGQNVLMTAPNPQQAQSSDLPDGTQWRYSEFLNAVKKGKVERVKFSKDGSVLQLTAVDNRRASVIVPNDPDLIDILAMNGVDISVSGESGNGLFDFIGNLLFPLLAFGGLFYLFRGGQGGAGGPGGLGGPMDFGRSKSKFQEVPETGVTFGDVAGADQAKLELQEVVDFLKNPDKYTALGAKIPKGCLLVGPPGTGKTLLARAVAGEAGVPFFSCAASEFVELFVGVGASRVRDLFEKAKSKAPCIVFIDEIDAVGRQRGAGMGGGNDEREQTINQLLTEMDGFSGNSGVIVLAATNRPDVLDSALLRPGRFDRQVTVDRPDVAGRVKILQVHSRGKAIGKDVDYEKVARRTPGFTGADLQNLMNEAAILAARRELKEISKDEISDALERIIAGPEKKNAVVSEEKKRLVAYHEAGHALVGALMPEYDPVAKISIIPRGQAGGLTFFAPSEERLESGLYSRSYLENQMAVALGGRVAEEVIFGTENVTTGASNDFMQVSRVARQMVERFGFSKKIGQVAVGGAGGNPFLGQSMSSQKDYSMATADVVDAEVRELVEKAYARATEIVTTQIDILHKLAQLLMEKETVDGEEFMSLFIDGQAELYVS